GCCCCAAGCTCCAAAGGGATAGGGAGTTTGATGCCACAACCAACTGCATTGCGTCAGTCCCGGATAAGTGCTAATCATCCCAACAGTTTTTCTACCCATATATGAAATCTCTCATTAAAGACGAATTATCAGTTGTTTTATAACTAATTGAAAACCGAGCTATTTGATCGGTAACTTGGCGCTATTTTCAAATAACTCGATGGTATTCAGAAGACTGATTGCTGAACTATAAGATTCCTCAAGTAATTCTTTTTGTTCTTCTGGTGTATCTACTAAATCATCCGCTAGTAAGCGTAGGGAACCGATCATAGAATTAAGACGAGTCCGCACTTCATAGGATAAGCGATTGCGGATTTGTTCGTTTCGGTTAAACACATTTTCAGGGCGTTCGGCAAATTGCATCGAGTAAAGTCTGGCATAGTAGCCACCTTTGTTGAGGAGATCTTCATGAGTTCCCGTTTCCACTACCCGCCCTTTATCCAGTACGGCTATTTGATGAGCTTTCTGCACGGTGGAGAGGCGGTGGGCAATGACTAGGGTAGTGCGATCGCGACTTAATTCTTCGATCGCAGATTGTACTAATCTTTCCGAAACCGTATCTAAAGCGCTAGTTGCTTCATCGAGAATCAGAATATCAGGGTCTTGCAAAAGCGCTCTGGCAATTGCCAACCGCTGTCGTTGACCTCCCGATAATAACACTCCCCGATCGCCAATTAGAGTATTAAATCCTTGGGGTAGTTTTTCTATAAATTCATAAGCATTTGCTCGTTTAGCAGCAGCAATCACTTCCTCATCTGTAGCGTTAGATCGCCCATAGGCAATATTATTACGAATTGAGTCATTAAATAAAAAGGTATCTTGGCTTACAATACCCATACAACTTCTAATACTTGCTATATTAAAATCCCGCAGATCCTTGTCATCTATAGTGATACAACCGCTATCAGGATCGTAAAATCTTGGTAACAAATCTGCCAACGTTGATTTACCCGCACCAGATCCGCCTACCAAAGCCAGCGTTGTACCGCGAGGCAAATATAAGTCAACATCTTGCAACACCCAATTATCGTGATTGGGATAGCGAAAAGAAAGTTTATAGAAGCGAATTCCCTCCCGCAACTCCTTATAAGTTAAAGACCCGTTTTTCATAAACGGCTTATTATCACGGCGCAGAAATTCATTAGCGATGTCTACGCTGGCAGAAGTATTTGCGAGGCTGCCACGGGCATTATTTAACTGGGAAATATATGGCAATAACCGGAAAAGTACCAATAAGTAAGTGAGTAGTACAGTTGAAAGAGAATCAATTTGATTAATAAAGAATAACCGTCCTAAAATGACGATCGCCATAATTACTACAATCCCGGTTACTTCACTGATCGGGCCGATTGCCGCCGAATTAACCTGAGATTGGAAATCTGCTTGTTCGCGATCGCGAATTAACTTACGCAGTTTTATATATTCTTTTTCTTCATTACCTGTCGATTTAACTAGCCGGATTCCACTCAAAATTTCTAGAACTCGAATCGAATAAGATTTAGACATTTCTGACAATTGCTTGCCAAAATATCTAGAACGATTGATTGAATATTGATTAATCAATCCAACTACCGCTAGTAAAACTGTGGTCACAATTGTCAATTGCCAAGAAATTGCCAGCAGTAAACATACAAAAACTAATATAGTGATGGCATTAATAATAATCTTAATTAGCGTACCAACCGTTCCAGCCGCACGACCTATTTCCCCACCCAGACGGTTGATTAAATCTCCTACTTTCATCTTGGAATAAAAATCCAAGTCCACTTCTAGTAATAACCGCAATCCCTCTTCTCGCAAATCGGAAGTTAGAGTCCGCAGCAGGGAACTCGAAACTAAAGTGCTTACGTAGAGAGCGATATTTTTTAAAACAATTGCCAGTACAATCGTGACCGCCATCACGGATAACCTATATTGTTCTGGTATCCCATCAAAGGGGGTCATCAACACCTGAATAAGGGGCGGCGCTCCTTTTAAATCTATTTTTTGATCTAAAAAATTCAATAGTATGGGTACAATTAAGGTTGTGCTTACCCCATTAAATAATGCGCCTGAAAATCCTAGAACGATAGTTAGCGTCATCCAAACTGGATAACGGCGACCGAATTTTATTAGAAGTTTAGTAGAAGACATATAGCTTTCCTGCTATAAGTAAATTTAAAGCAATATTTATATTTATTACCACTTTGAACTCATGGCAACTCATTTGACTATAAATTTGCGATCGCGCCTGAAAGAATATCTGACATTGTATAGAGACTGTAGTATTTTACACATCTTTCTCTCGCTGCTTTTCCTCGGCTTACAGCCTCATCAAAATTCTGGAATATCCATTGAATCTTTTGTGCTATTTCATCAGGGCTACCAGGCTCGACTAAATAACCCGTGCCATCTAAAATTTCTGGAATATCTCCCACTTTTGTAGACAAAATCGGTTTAGCCATTGCCATCCCATCAGTTAATTTCAGAGGAAATTGAGCTCGAGCAGCAATGTCGTTGCGCTGGGGAACGACTACAACATCGGCAGCAGCTAACACTTTCGGCATTTCTTCCACGGGACATCTCGGTAACTTAATAATCCAGCGCCCCCATTGCTGAATAAGTTTATCATCATAATCATCATAGGGACTTCCTCCCACAATTACCAGTCTTAAATCTGGTTCGTTAAGTCTATCTAGAGCTATTAAAACATCTTCAACCCCCTTGTGAGGCCGTGGTGCTCCCGGAAACATTAAAATTCGATATGGGGATAAACCGTAACTAACTTTGCTGTCATCGCGATCGTATTTTTCCGGGTCGAACATTTCAGTATCTTTACCGTTAGGCAAATAAACGCCTCCAAAGCGATTTTTAAGAAACTGAGTATCGATCGTAATTAAATCCGCCTTCTGCACTAAACTTTCCATCCACTTAACATAAAGAGGATGATCTGGATATCTCAACGCTCCATCTTTTTTAAACATATCTCTATAAAGCTGTTTTGGCGTGGGATGATATTTCCACTCATCTCCTCCATACCAGCTAAGTTCCCAATCATCCATATCTAAAAGCAAAGGACGGCTTTTAAATATAGTTTTTATTAAAGAGATACCAAAACTGGTTGGTTTGGGTTTTACTGCATAAATAATATCCCCATCAATTTTATTTAAAATTTTAGGAATAGTTTTTAATAATTGGGGATATTTGTTGCCAGTAAACGACACAATTTCCATTCCTTGTGGAGGAATTGCATAGAGACCTTTTCCAAACAAAAATCCTACAATTTCTACTTGATAATTTAGCTTTTTCAGAACTTGCCCTAGTAAAAACGCTCTGACAGATCCTCCACCAGACAAGTCACTTACAATTAGTGAAACTTTCACCTTTGAGTTGCTCTCCTACCATCTCAAATTTACCATTTTAAGCTAACGAGCTATCGTCTAATTACATTAGGTGATTTTCAACATTCCTTTTTTTACTCTTTTTTCAATATTTTTTTGATTTTCCGTTGAATTTTCCTAAACAATTTTAATGCTGACATAATTTGTTGATGATAAGGGGAATTAGGATTTTTTTCTTGTTTTAAAATATTTTCATCATGATGATATCGCGGTTGTAAGTACTTCTCTTTAATTTCTATGTCACAGTTGGCAAAGTAAACTTGTCTAGCGAAACTTGATTTTTTGCACCAGTTTTTATAGGCTGGTACGACTACCTCAGTCATAAAGTTT
This genomic stretch from Leptolyngbyaceae cyanobacterium harbors:
- a CDS encoding ABC transporter ATP-binding protein; translation: MSSTKLLIKFGRRYPVWMTLTIVLGFSGALFNGVSTTLIVPILLNFLDQKIDLKGAPPLIQVLMTPFDGIPEQYRLSVMAVTIVLAIVLKNIALYVSTLVSSSLLRTLTSDLREEGLRLLLEVDLDFYSKMKVGDLINRLGGEIGRAAGTVGTLIKIIINAITILVFVCLLLAISWQLTIVTTVLLAVVGLINQYSINRSRYFGKQLSEMSKSYSIRVLEILSGIRLVKSTGNEEKEYIKLRKLIRDREQADFQSQVNSAAIGPISEVTGIVVIMAIVILGRLFFINQIDSLSTVLLTYLLVLFRLLPYISQLNNARGSLANTSASVDIANEFLRRDNKPFMKNGSLTYKELREGIRFYKLSFRYPNHDNWVLQDVDLYLPRGTTLALVGGSGAGKSTLADLLPRFYDPDSGCITIDDKDLRDFNIASIRSCMGIVSQDTFLFNDSIRNNIAYGRSNATDEEVIAAAKRANAYEFIEKLPQGFNTLIGDRGVLLSGGQRQRLAIARALLQDPDILILDEATSALDTVSERLVQSAIEELSRDRTTLVIAHRLSTVQKAHQIAVLDKGRVVETGTHEDLLNKGGYYARLYSMQFAERPENVFNRNEQIRNRLSYEVRTRLNSMIGSLRLLADDLVDTPEEQKELLEESYSSAISLLNTIELFENSAKLPIK
- a CDS encoding glycosyltransferase family 4 protein — its product is MKVSLIVSDLSGGGSVRAFLLGQVLKKLNYQVEIVGFLFGKGLYAIPPQGMEIVSFTGNKYPQLLKTIPKILNKIDGDIIYAVKPKPTSFGISLIKTIFKSRPLLLDMDDWELSWYGGDEWKYHPTPKQLYRDMFKKDGALRYPDHPLYVKWMESLVQKADLITIDTQFLKNRFGGVYLPNGKDTEMFDPEKYDRDDSKVSYGLSPYRILMFPGAPRPHKGVEDVLIALDRLNEPDLRLVIVGGSPYDDYDDKLIQQWGRWIIKLPRCPVEEMPKVLAAADVVVVPQRNDIAARAQFPLKLTDGMAMAKPILSTKVGDIPEILDGTGYLVEPGSPDEIAQKIQWIFQNFDEAVSRGKAARERCVKYYSLYTMSDILSGAIANL